The following are encoded in a window of Arctopsyche grandis isolate Sample6627 chromosome 4, ASM5162203v2, whole genome shotgun sequence genomic DNA:
- the LOC143910768 gene encoding fork head domain-containing protein FD4-like, producing the protein MPRPPRESYGEQKPPYSYISLTAMAIWSSPDKMLPLSDIYRFITDRFPYYRRNTQRWQNSLRHNLSFNDCFVKVPRRPDRPGKGAYWTLHPQAFDMFENGSLLRRRKRFKLRKSDKDVLNEELAALANLNRFFLAGGTTIPEEPPSPPAPPPPPPALPSFTELAPDRPKRSFTIESLISPDRPAPPPARIEPPAWRPPCWEPCATLPPPCSALEFQYRAGLLAAASLRAPLTPLYRLGPAPLRII; encoded by the coding sequence ATGCCGCGTCCGCCGCGGGAATCTTATGGCGAACAGAAACCGCCCTATTCCTACATCTCCCTGACGGCGATGGCCATCTGGAGCTCTCCTGACAAGATGCTGCCCCTCTCGGACATATACCGCTTCATCACCGATCGCTTTCCCTACTATCGCCGCAACACACAGCGCTGGCAGAACTCGTTGCGGCACAACCTCTCCTTCAACGACTGTTTCGTCAAAGTACCGAGACGACCAGATCGGCCTGGAAAAGGCGCTTATTGGACACTTCACCCCCAAGCGTTCGACATGTTCGAGAACGGCTCTCTGTTACGGCGACGCAAACGGTTCAAACTGCGCAAATCGGACAAAGATGTCCTCAACGAGGAACTAGCCGCTCTAGCTAATCTGAACAGATTCTTCTTGGCTGGGGGCACGACGATTCCAGAGGAGCCGCCGTCTCCTCCAGCTCCTCCACCGCCTCCACCGGCTCTTCCTTCGTTCACGGAATTGGCGCCCGACAGACCGAAGCGATCGTTCACCATAGAAAGCCTCATATCACCAGACAGACCGGCGCCTCCTCCGGCTCGGATAGAACCTCCTGCTTGGCGTCCTCCTTGTTGGGAGCCCTGTGCAACTTTACCGCCACCTTGTAGTGCTTTAGAGTTCCAGTACAGAGCGGGTCTCTTGGCTGCTGCGTCTCTGCGTGCTCCTTTAACGCCCCTGTACCGCTTGGGACCGGCGCCTTTGAGGATCATCTGA